In the Deinococcus misasensis DSM 22328 genome, one interval contains:
- a CDS encoding ATP-binding protein, which translates to MLFWPEAADPATSLRVALSYLQSLEKDLFKSVQNQVEALIHTDAQRLMQAHQQNQHSEVIGLYAGAFLKGLDLRNTSTELEDWIFETREKLASLVQWSILKEAQRVRFSAPEQFQPLMEKFFQVEGAPPPTLEMLRFMYSLGLEGYLEHRVLKEAAELGVDLTTLQVPQKTNLQSAIRPVQVFVGREQEMQLLHERLQQNPPGIVSVTGLGGVGKSTLVRMYCATHHPENTLWLKADGLKDASGLLHQLGLNVQQADPWVGLTDTLRHHKGLVVIDGADQLSGLEHLQNWLRFPDLRVLVTCRQPLQLPEESLLKLEPFSIQEYRGMGLSEVLGHPAVQCFEKHAKRHHAAFKIQPEDAQDALHLCAALSGLPLALEMASSWTQILSLKEIKAEVQQVVDPEGDPQSLKPIFEASWNLLSEQEKQALTNLNCFLGSFTREAAVMVSGVQLRMLQQLVRKSMLQLEPFQRFRVPQVLRGFIPALDPNILQKYQEYHLHLLNSLETQFGKGLQEYSGSVPDLMDVLRQTVNKQNPQTLPLLRLFENEFSYHTGLQFYSDLIKSLSIDEHSNFYVEYAWLCYLGGETREAMEICYKLMSIDHAETKMKVYNIIGSCKMYHLDYLSAEECFLIACDIAKTLSDHERIVLYGINMLFSMGARGDLYAINEKFNDLKNSQLFLENKFYKIYICYAFEYNKMISGDEISLDLIDGLIEESQEGKFVNMEIALKYTKAKYQCQKAPSLADESYLQYLKMACDNIKQFSMSNSLSIDLMIHKILNQGFDDKFLESLILDIKKHKDKSAAMELIFKASALLEKWSSDFLLNGIPSLSHHYKKLKYYIKVEEALRENKTSMKKTDEEVLFKMLLQVTEWLRIKDRLELLEEGFQHRHLRPADTGVPHPPEPHPRGPERSL; encoded by the coding sequence ATGCTCTTCTGGCCCGAGGCCGCCGACCCGGCCACCAGCTTGCGGGTGGCGCTCAGCTACCTGCAAAGCCTTGAAAAAGACCTGTTCAAATCGGTGCAAAATCAGGTGGAAGCCCTCATCCACACCGATGCACAGCGGTTGATGCAGGCCCACCAGCAAAACCAGCACAGCGAAGTGATTGGGCTTTATGCTGGGGCTTTTTTGAAAGGTCTGGACCTGCGCAACACCAGCACCGAACTGGAAGACTGGATTTTTGAAACCCGAGAAAAACTGGCGTCTCTGGTGCAGTGGTCCATTTTGAAAGAGGCCCAGAGGGTCCGTTTTTCGGCACCAGAGCAATTCCAGCCCCTGATGGAAAAGTTCTTTCAGGTGGAAGGTGCCCCTCCGCCCACCCTTGAAATGCTGCGTTTCATGTACAGTCTGGGTCTGGAAGGGTATCTGGAACACCGGGTCCTGAAAGAGGCTGCGGAACTCGGGGTGGACCTCACCACCTTGCAGGTGCCCCAGAAAACCAACCTCCAGAGTGCCATCCGGCCTGTGCAGGTGTTCGTGGGACGGGAGCAGGAGATGCAGTTGCTCCATGAGCGCCTACAGCAAAACCCGCCCGGCATCGTCAGCGTGACTGGGCTGGGAGGGGTGGGCAAAAGCACTCTCGTTCGCATGTACTGTGCAACCCACCATCCTGAAAACACCCTCTGGCTCAAGGCCGATGGTCTGAAAGATGCCAGTGGTTTGCTGCACCAGTTGGGCCTCAATGTGCAGCAGGCAGACCCATGGGTGGGCCTCACCGACACCCTGCGCCACCACAAGGGTCTGGTGGTGATTGATGGGGCAGACCAACTCTCTGGACTGGAACACCTTCAGAACTGGCTGCGTTTTCCTGACCTCAGGGTTCTGGTGACGTGCAGGCAACCCCTGCAACTCCCAGAGGAAAGCCTCCTGAAACTGGAGCCTTTCAGCATTCAGGAATACCGTGGGATGGGCCTCAGCGAAGTGCTGGGGCACCCTGCCGTGCAGTGCTTTGAAAAACACGCAAAGCGCCACCATGCCGCTTTCAAAATCCAGCCCGAAGATGCACAGGACGCCCTGCACCTGTGCGCTGCTTTGAGTGGGTTGCCTCTGGCTCTGGAAATGGCTTCCAGTTGGACCCAGATTTTGTCTTTGAAAGAGATCAAAGCAGAGGTGCAACAGGTGGTGGACCCTGAAGGGGACCCCCAGAGCCTGAAACCCATCTTCGAGGCCAGTTGGAATTTGCTGTCAGAACAGGAAAAACAGGCATTGACCAATTTGAATTGCTTTCTGGGGAGTTTCACTCGGGAGGCTGCGGTGATGGTGAGTGGGGTGCAGCTCAGGATGTTGCAGCAGTTGGTGCGGAAGTCCATGTTGCAACTGGAGCCTTTTCAACGCTTCAGGGTTCCCCAGGTCCTCAGGGGTTTTATTCCAGCGTTGGATCCAAACATTTTGCAGAAGTATCAAGAGTATCATCTTCATTTGTTGAATTCGCTGGAAACCCAATTTGGCAAAGGCCTTCAAGAGTATTCAGGGTCGGTTCCCGACTTGATGGACGTTTTGAGGCAAACAGTGAACAAACAAAACCCTCAAACTCTTCCATTGCTGAGATTGTTTGAAAATGAATTTTCATACCATACAGGGTTGCAATTTTATTCAGATTTGATCAAAAGTTTAAGCATTGATGAACATTCCAATTTCTATGTGGAATATGCGTGGCTCTGCTACTTGGGTGGAGAAACCAGAGAGGCAATGGAGATTTGTTATAAACTCATGTCTATAGATCATGCTGAAACCAAAATGAAAGTTTACAACATTATTGGTTCATGCAAGATGTATCATTTGGATTACTTGAGTGCCGAAGAATGTTTTTTAATTGCTTGTGATATAGCCAAAACTCTAAGTGATCATGAAAGAATTGTATTATATGGAATTAACATGCTGTTTTCTATGGGTGCAAGAGGAGATTTGTATGCTATAAATGAGAAATTTAACGATCTGAAAAACAGTCAATTGTTTTTAGAGAATAAATTTTACAAAATATATATTTGCTATGCTTTCGAATACAATAAAATGATTTCTGGAGATGAAATATCTTTGGACTTAATTGATGGATTGATTGAAGAGAGTCAAGAAGGCAAATTTGTCAATATGGAAATTGCTCTTAAATACACAAAAGCAAAATACCAATGCCAAAAAGCCCCAAGTCTTGCTGATGAATCCTATTTGCAGTATCTTAAGATGGCTTGTGACAATATCAAGCAGTTCTCAATGTCAAACAGCTTAAGTATAGACTTGATGATCCACAAAATATTGAATCAGGGGTTTGATGATAAGTTTTTGGAATCTTTGATCTTGGATATCAAAAAGCACAAAGATAAAAGTGCTGCCATGGAATTGATATTCAAGGCATCTGCTTTGCTCGAGAAGTGGTCGAGCGATTTTTTGTTAAATGGAATACCAAGCCTAAGTCATCATTACAAAAAACTAAAGTATTACATAAAAGTAGAAGAAGCCTTGCGTGAAAACAAGACTTCCATGAAAAAAACAGATGAAGAGGTTCTGTTTAAAATGTTGCTTCAAGTGACTGAATGGCTGCGGATCAAGGACCGCCTAGAATTATTGGAGGAGGGGTTCCAACATCGTCATCTTCGTCCAGCGGATACAGGGGTTCCACATCCACCGGAACCACATCCCAGAGGCCCGGAACGATCCCTCTGA